Genomic DNA from Candidatus Eisenbacteria bacterium:
TAGGCGCGGCCCCGGAAGGTCTCGCCCCGCATCACCGAGGAAACCACCGGGTTCGGCGTGCCGTCCGGATTTTGCGCGGGAATGTAGGTGCCGATGGCGCGCGTACCGTCCGTTTTCAGCACGTTCGTCGCGACGCGGAGCATGTCGCCCCGCTCGTTCATCCGCTGAAAGACGGTGGCCGTACCACCGGTCAGTCCGACCGCCGCGTCGATCGCGGGCACGGAAGTCTCGGCGTCATAGACCTGTCCAAGCCACTTCCCTCCCACGTTCATCGCCGGCAGGGAGACCGTTTCCGCCACTTGCGTGTACTGGTTCACCGCGTTCCAGGTCACCGTGCGCCCCGCGACCGAAACGCCTCCCGCGCCGTCGATCTTGTCGCGAACCACGTTCAGCGTGCCGGCGAGCTGCTGCGCCAGCTGATCGTTGGAAACCTGGCACATGTGGTACACGTCGGTGGCGATTTTCGACACTTCGTTCTTCGCCAGAATGGTGAGTTCTCTATCCACGTCGCGAGCGACATAGGTTTTTTGGATGGCGATGATCGACACGATACTGGCCGCGGTCAGAAAGACTCCCGCCACGCTGAGTGTGATCATCTTCGTGCGAATCGAACGAAAACGAAACATCGACTCCCTCCTGCGCATTACAACCAATACTTTAGACGGCAACGGCCTGCGGCGCCGTCCCGATGCCACACCCCCTACACCCATCATCGACGGTCCCGGGGAGTACCTTTACCGTTATGCGTTCGCGGCGGCCGAGTGAACCGGGCGGGAAAAGGCGTCTTTTCACCGACAACGGCGGGATTGGGGAGAGAAGGGGAAAGATCGATTCGTTTGTCCCACGGGGGGATGGGTTCAGCCGACCGGGATGGGACGGGGGGCGGCGAATCCGTGGGTGAGGCGGTCCGCCAAACGGGCCAGATCCTCCGAAACCCTGTTCTCCGTGTCGATCTTCCAGAAGGGGATGTACGAGAGGTCCTCTCCCCGGACGGCGGGCATCACCGCCGTGCGGCCGTCGCGGACGGCGTCGGCGATCCCCCGCGCCATCCGCCGGGCCAGGACCATGTCCAGGTTGTTGGGAATCGCCCCGCGGAGATCGCGCGAGAAAGGCTCGCTGACGATTTTCTTGTTCGATGTGATCCCCGTGGATTCGAGCTGGTGGGCGAACCAGGCGGCGGCGTGCAGCCCCAAGCGGCGGCGCTCCGGATCGTCGGCGCCGTAGCCCTCCGCCACGGCGACCACGGCGTAGTCCTTCCTGTTCAGCGCCTCCATCACCGCGCGCGGGTTGAGGTCCGCTCCGGGGAGAACCGCGAGGTGCGCGCGCGCGCCCAGACTGGAGTACAGGGCGTGAAAACCGCCTCGGGCGCCCATCATCTCGATCAGATAGATCCTCTTGTGGGTGCGCGCGTCCGCCATATAGCGGCGCAGCTTGTCGGCGCCGACTTCGACACCCGTATGCTGGCCGATGCATTCGGTGCCCGCCACGTCGCTGTCCACGGTAACGGGCACGAAGGCATTCTGCGTCGTTTCCGCCAGCCGTCCCGCCAGATCACGGGTTCCCTTGAGCGTGCCGTTGCCGCCGATGGTCACCAAGACACGCACGTTGCGGGCCGCAAGCACGCGCGCCGCGGCGAACTGCTTCTCCGGCTCCCGGAAGTCGTCGTAGCGCTCGCTCCGGAACTGCCCTCCCGCCGCTTCCGTGAGAAAGGCGGCGTTGACCACGCCGGGAATGCTCTCGATCCGACGGTACTCCTCCTGGTCGTAGACCAGGCGAACGAAATCCTCGTCTTCGCCGCGCACGAGCGAGCGGAACCCCTCGCGGGCGCAGTACACCCGGCGCCCGTGGGTTTCGAGTTCCTCGGTGAGGAAAGCCGTAACCGGGTTGTAGCCGGGGGCGCACCCCCCCTCCTGCACCAGAAGCACGTCGATCTCCCGGTACATACGCCGCCGGGCCATCTCGTGTCCCCGGCTGCGGACCAAGGTCCTCTCCCCCGCCCGGATTCGGGCGAGCAGATCCTCCTGCGGCACGGGAGAGACGGCGAAACCGTCGGCGCCCTGGGTGAACCAGAAAGCCTCCGCGTCCGGACCCGCCCCCTCCTCCTCCAGGGCGATGAACCAGGCGGCGGCGGTGGCGGGGGTCGATTTCAAGCGGGAGCAGAGTTCCACCCCGTCCACGCCGTTCGCGCGGACGGAGCAAATCACCATGTCCGGAACGGCGTCGCCGATCGAGGCGAGCGCCTCCCGCGTGGAACCGGCGGACTGCACGCGGTAGCCCTGTTTCTTCAGGAAGGGATAGACGCGGAACTGCGCGTCCAGATCGGAATCGATCACCAGAATGCGAAGCGGCGCCGCCGGGCCGCTCGAATCGATTGCGCCGGAAATCGGACTCACGATTTCCTCTCCTTCCTATCGTTCCTTCACGCCGCCGGGCGCCGCCGGCAGGCGGATCGTGAAGCAGGCGCCGCGGCCCCGCCCGGATTCCAGAGTGATCGAGCCGCCGTGGTCCTCCACGATTTTTCGCGTCACCGCGAGGCCGAGGCCCGTCCCCTTGCTTCCCTTGGTCGTGTAGAGGGCGTCGAAAATCCTCTCCCTCTCCTCCTCGGGAATGCCCGGGCCGTCGTCACGGACCACCACCTCCACGCCCCCTCCTCCGGCCGGCCGGCCGGTGCGGATTTCCACGCGCCCGCCGGCTTCGACAGCCTCGACGGCGTTTGTGGTCAGGTTGGAGAGACAGCGGAAAATGCCCGTTTGGTCCGCGCGGGCCGGAGGAGCCCCTTCGTCGATCGCCGTCTCGAGAACGACCCCCTTGGATTCCGCCAGCGGTTGCATGGTCGCCGCGATCTCCCGGACCAGGGCGTTCATGTCGACGGCGGCCAGCCGGAGCCGCCCCCCCTTGGAATAATCGAGCATGTCCAGCACCAAACCGGAGATCCGGTCGATGGCGCTCCCGATCAAGGGAACGGCGCGGCGTACGCTCTCCAGGTCGCCGCCGTCGGTACCCATCCGTACGAGGCTGTAGCCGCTGCGCACCGCCTGGAGCATGTTCTTGATGTCGTGGGAGAGGCCGGCCATCACCTGGCCGATCGTCGCCATCCGCTCCTTCCGGACCGCTTCCCTGTGGAGCATCGCGTTCTCCACGGCGATGGCGGCGATGTGACCGATCTCCTCGGCGGCGCGCAGGTTGTGCGAGCCGGGCCACGTGTCGACCGGGTTCGCCGCCTGCAGCACGCCCATGACCCGCCCGCCGGAAAGGAGGGGCATCACCAGAAGCGTCTTCAGGTTCAACATCTCCAACCCTTCCGGGGGATCCTCCGGCTCCGGGTCCTCCAGGATGAGGGGGACCCCCGCCTCGGCGACCCGCTCCGCCGCCGAACGCCCCTCCAGGCGGACCGCTCGGGTCAGTTCCTCCGGAAGACCGATGATGTATTTGGTCGTGAAACCTCGACCGTCCCAGAGCATGACCGAACCGACCTCGCTCCCGAGCAGCTTGAGAATCTGCTCCAGGGAACGGGCGAGAACGTAGTCCATGTCGAAACTGCCGACCAGGGTGTGGACCTCGCCGATGATCTCCCGGTCCAGGCGGCTCTGGCGCGATTCCCGATCCGCGTCGGACCAGAGCTGCAGCTTGATCATCGCCGCCGCGAGCTGATCGCTTAGCACATCGAGGTCTTCCCTCTCCGTCTCCTCGGGGGCGGCGACGCGAAGATCGCCGATCACATCGTCTCGGAAATGAAGGGGGACGACGATCCAGTCGTCCAAGTGTCGGCCGGTGGTCGTGGCGCCCAACCGCGCCACCGAACCGAGCCCCTCGGCATACGTGCGAGACGCCTCGCCCGACGCGCCGGAAAGCTCGATCCGCCAGGGAACGCCCCCGGCGAGCGATTCCAGCGCGCGGCCGAAAGCGAAAGCCAGTTCCTCCCTGTCGAGGGCTTCGTGCATCCCCGCCAGGGATTCGATCCACCGGTTCGCAGTCGTCGTCGCCATAATCCGCCTATCCGAGGAAGGAGAAGAGATCGCCCGCGCCGGCGCTCTGCTCGGAGTAATCATTGAGCAGATCCCCGAATCCCGATTCGGAGATCCCCAAGAGGCCCAGCGCCCGACGCTCCCGCTCCGGATTTTCATCGGCGGCGCCGAGTCCCATACCGAGCCGCCGCGCCCCCGCGTCGGCGAGGGTCACCAGCTGGACTTCCCTCTCGAAATCCTCCGGTTCCCCCTCGCAACTGTGGTGGCAGCGCACGCACCGGGTGGTCACCGGCGCGAGCTTCCACTTCGCGGCGATCATTTCTCCCACTCCGGCGTGGGTGACGCCGGCCACCCGTTTCTCCCACTGGCGCTCCGTCTCGCCGCCGCCCGAGCGGAGCGACGCCTCGCCCCGCCCGATCACGTCGGTGAGAATGCCGGAGAGCACGATCTTGCCGATGTCGTGAAGAAGCCCGCCGACGTAAACCGCCTCCTGAACCTCTTCCTCGTCGCCGGAGACCCGGGCGAGACGGCGGGCCAGCTCGGCGGTGCCGTAGGAGTGCAACCAGAGACCACCCGCGCCCATGCCGTAGGCGTCCATGCCGCCGGAGAGGAACTTGAGCGTCGCCGCCGCCATGGCGAGGCTTTTCACGGTCTGCTGGCCGAGCATCACCACCGATTGCCGGATCGACGCCACCGAGGAACGGGGGGAGTAGAAGGCGGAGTTCGCCAGCTTGAGCAGCCGGGCGGCGATGACGGGATCCTTTTCGATGCACGTCTCGAGATCCCCCGCGGCCGAGTCGTCGCTTTGGGTCAGGCCGATCAGTTCGGTGAGAACGGTGGGGAACGGCGGCAACCGGTCGATCCGCGAATCGATCTCCGTCGAAATCCGCCGGAGGCGGACCTCGCTCGGCTGATGGATCGGCGGCGAGCCGCTCTCACCGAACCCGGCGGCCGCTTCCGCCCCCTTCCGCACCCAGAGGACCTTTTGCGTCATTCCTATTCCTCCGTCGCGGACGGCTTACACGCCGCCGCAAGCCGGCTCGCACTCCAATATGATTTCCACGCGGCGATTGATCTCTCTGTGTTCATCGTC
This window encodes:
- a CDS encoding HDOD domain-containing protein, with protein sequence MTQKVLWVRKGAEAAAGFGESGSPPIHQPSEVRLRRISTEIDSRIDRLPPFPTVLTELIGLTQSDDSAAGDLETCIEKDPVIAARLLKLANSAFYSPRSSVASIRQSVVMLGQQTVKSLAMAAATLKFLSGGMDAYGMGAGGLWLHSYGTAELARRLARVSGDEEEVQEAVYVGGLLHDIGKIVLSGILTDVIGRGEASLRSGGGETERQWEKRVAGVTHAGVGEMIAAKWKLAPVTTRCVRCHHSCEGEPEDFEREVQLVTLADAGARRLGMGLGAADENPERERRALGLLGISESGFGDLLNDYSEQSAGAGDLFSFLG
- a CDS encoding GAF domain-containing protein, with translation MATTTANRWIESLAGMHEALDREELAFAFGRALESLAGGVPWRIELSGASGEASRTYAEGLGSVARLGATTTGRHLDDWIVVPLHFRDDVIGDLRVAAPEETEREDLDVLSDQLAAAMIKLQLWSDADRESRQSRLDREIIGEVHTLVGSFDMDYVLARSLEQILKLLGSEVGSVMLWDGRGFTTKYIIGLPEELTRAVRLEGRSAAERVAEAGVPLILEDPEPEDPPEGLEMLNLKTLLVMPLLSGGRVMGVLQAANPVDTWPGSHNLRAAEEIGHIAAIAVENAMLHREAVRKERMATIGQVMAGLSHDIKNMLQAVRSGYSLVRMGTDGGDLESVRRAVPLIGSAIDRISGLVLDMLDYSKGGRLRLAAVDMNALVREIAATMQPLAESKGVVLETAIDEGAPPARADQTGIFRCLSNLTTNAVEAVEAGGRVEIRTGRPAGGGGVEVVVRDDGPGIPEEERERIFDALYTTKGSKGTGLGLAVTRKIVEDHGGSITLESGRGRGACFTIRLPAAPGGVKER
- a CDS encoding 6-phosphofructokinase, with product MSPISGAIDSSGPAAPLRILVIDSDLDAQFRVYPFLKKQGYRVQSAGSTREALASIGDAVPDMVICSVRANGVDGVELCSRLKSTPATAAAWFIALEEEGAGPDAEAFWFTQGADGFAVSPVPQEDLLARIRAGERTLVRSRGHEMARRRMYREIDVLLVQEGGCAPGYNPVTAFLTEELETHGRRVYCAREGFRSLVRGEDEDFVRLVYDQEEYRRIESIPGVVNAAFLTEAAGGQFRSERYDDFREPEKQFAAARVLAARNVRVLVTIGGNGTLKGTRDLAGRLAETTQNAFVPVTVDSDVAGTECIGQHTGVEVGADKLRRYMADARTHKRIYLIEMMGARGGFHALYSSLGARAHLAVLPGADLNPRAVMEALNRKDYAVVAVAEGYGADDPERRRLGLHAAAWFAHQLESTGITSNKKIVSEPFSRDLRGAIPNNLDMVLARRMARGIADAVRDGRTAVMPAVRGEDLSYIPFWKIDTENRVSEDLARLADRLTHGFAAPRPIPVG